CCAGTCGACGAACCGGTAGGTGCCGTCCGGGATGCGCCCGATCTCGGCACGCATCCGGGTTTCGGCGAAATCGTGGAGCTCCTCGAGGTAGGTCTCCAGTTCCGTCACGCCGTATCGATCGACAAGCTGGCCGAATCCCCGCTCCGCGATGCGGCAGGCCGCGAGCTGGGCCCGCAGGTCGCCCAGCACCTGGACCGGGGAGCGGGTGTTCTTCTCGATGATGCGGAACAGCTTCCGGTCCGGTTCCCCCGCCTCGTAGAGCTTGAGCAGCGGCAACCGCAGGCCTTCCTGGTAGATCTCCGTCGCATGGATGGCGACGCTCCCCGGCGCAATGCCACCGACGTCGCTGTGGTGGGCCATCGTCGCCGCGTATCCGTGCACCGCGCCGTCGACGAAGAGAGGCTTGATGACGTAGAGATCGGGCAGGTGCTGGCCGCCCGAACCGTAGGGGTCGTTACAGATGAAGATGTCCCCGGGGACCATGTCGTCCCGGAATTCGCGCAGCAACACCTCCATCACGTCCGGGAACGAACCGAGCTGAACCGCCAGCGTCAGCCCCTGGGCGACGACCTGTCCCTGGCGGTCGCAGACGGCCGTGGAGTAGTCCATGGCATCCCGCACCACCGGCGAGTAGGCGCTTCTCAGAATCACGAGGGCCATCTCGTCGGCGATCGACGAGAGTGCGTTGCGCACGACCTCGAAGGTGATCGGGTCGACTGTCCGGCTCGCGGATGGGGATCGGGTCATGGGCGGACGTCCACGGCGATGTCGATGTTGCCGAACGCATCAAGCCGTGCCCGGCATCCGGGCGGGACCACGCAGGTGGCGTCGTACTCTTCCACGATCAACGGCCCCTCCCGCCAGTCCGCCGTGAGGTCGGTGCGTGCCACGACGGCCGTCTCGAGGGTGCCGTCCAGGGGTCCGAAGTAGACCTGGCGCGGCGCGCCAAGCGTCGTGGGCGGTGAAGGAAGGAGGCGGCGGTTCGGGTCGGCGGCGTGCACGGCCACGCGGGCCAGCACCTTCACGTTCACGAGGTCCACGGGGTCGCCCTCCGATGGATGCCCGTAAGTGCGCTCGTGTTCCCGATCGAAGGCTCGCGCCATCGCCTGAAGGTCCGGCGCCCCGGAGGCAACGGGAACCGTGAGTTCGTAGGCCTGCCCCGCGTAGCGCAGGTCGGCCAGCCGCTCCACGGTCACTGCTTCGGCGGGGAAGCCGTCGGCGACCATGGCCTCCCGGGCCTCCGTCTCCAGGCTGTCGAAGGCCGCGGCCACGGTGTCCGGATCGGCGCCCTCGGCGCGAATCATGACCGTCTGGATGAACTCCTGTTCGGCGTCCGAATAGAGCAGGCCCAGGGCGCTGAACACGCCAGGCACCGGCGGCACCAGGACCCGGCGGATCTGCAGGGCGCGGGCGATCTCCACGCCGAGCACGGGCCCGTTGCCGCCGAAGGCCGCCAGCACGAAGTCGCGCGGGTCCCGTCCGCGGTAGGTGGTGACGGCCTTCACGGCCCGGGTCATGGTGGCGCAGGCGAGGGCGAGCACGCCGTGAGCGGCCTCCGCCACGGGGCGGTTGAGCGGTCGGGCCACCCTGTCCTCCAGGACGGCGAGCGCCTTCGCCGTGTTCAGCGGCAGGCTCCCGCCGACCAGGTAATCCGGGTTCAGGTAGCCGATGGCGACGAGGGCATCGGTGAGCGTCGGATCGACCCCGCCCAGGTCGTAGCACACCGGACCGGGCACGGCGCCGGCGCTCTGCGGGCCCACGCTCGTGCGGCCCACGCCGTCGACCCGGCAGATGCTGCCACCGCCGGCGCCGATCTCGGAGACGTCCACGAAGGGGAGCTTGACCGGATAGCCGCCGCCCTTGATCAGCTTGCTCGACAGGTTGATGCCGCCGCCCACTTCGAACTCGGTCGTTTTGGCCGCCTGGCCGCCTTCCACCATGGCCGCCTTGGCCGTCGTGCCGCCCATGTCGAAGGAGATCAGGTTGTCGAGCCCCGTGCCGCGGGCGAGGCGGGCGCAGGCCATGACGCCGGCCGCAGGCCCGGACTCCACCATGCAGGCGGGTTTGCGTCCGGCCGCCTCGACGGACATGACGCCGCCGCTCGACTGCATGATGTGAACCGGGCAGTCGACACCCAGCTCCCGCAGCCGGTCCAGCAGCGTCTCCATGTACCGCTGAACCACGGGTCCGATGTAGGCGTTCACGACGGCGGTGCTCGTCCGCTCGTACTCCCGGATCTCCGGCAGGATGTCGGAGGAGCAGGTGACATAGAGGCCGTTCGGGAACGCCTCCCGCAGGCGGCCCGCGACCTGCCGCTCGTGGGCCGGGTTGGCGTAGGCATGGAGCAGGCTCACCGCCGCCGCTTCCACCCCCTCGCGCCGCAGTTCCGCCACGGCCGCGTCCAGACTGGCCGACTCCAGCTCCCGGCGCACCGTCCCATCGGGCCCGAGGCGCTCGTCGACCTCCCGGCGCAGGCGTCGAGGCACGAGCGGCGGGGGCTTCTCGTACTGGAGGTCGTACATGACGGGAATGCGCAACCGCCTCATCTCGAGCACGTCGCGGAACCCCCGCGTGGTGATGAGACCCGTCCTCGCGCCCTTCTGCTCAAGGATGGTGTTGGTGGCGACGGTCGTGGCGTGGACCACCGAAGCGACATCGCCCGGCGTGGCTCCGCAGTCGGCGAGCCCGGCCGCCACGCCCTCGGCGATACCGCGGCTGTAGTCCTCCGGCGTGGACGAGACCTTGCGGGCCACCATCCGTCCGTCGTCCCCGAGCAGGACCACATCGGTGAAGGTGCCGCCGACGTCCACGCCAACGCGGATTCCCATCCGTGCGCCTTTCGTTGCCATGACGGGCCGTGACAAACCCCGCTGCGTTCGAGGGGCGCTGCATCTCGCCTGCAACGCTGCGCTCTACGTCGCTCCGGGGTCAAATAGTGCCGCGGGCGGTCGCCCCGAACCACAGACTGCATCAGATTCGGGAGCTTGACGATGTGCAAGTCCCACTCTAACGCGGAGGGGCTTTGCCACGGGCTGCGAGGAGGAGCGCATGAAGGATCCACCCAAAGGCTGGCCGAGGATCACTCCGGCGGTGTTCTACGATGACGCCGGAGTCGCGATCGACTGGCTGGCGGACGCATTCGGGTTCGAGGTGCAGGAAAGAATCGAGAACGAGCAGGGAAGGGTCGTACATTCCCAGCTCTCGCTGAACGGCGGCCTCATCATGGTCGGACAGGCAGGACTCACGCCGGGCCGGAGCTATCCCCGATCCCCGCGGGGCGTCGATGGCGCGAACACGCAGTCGCTCATGGTCTACGTGGATGACGCGGACGCGCACTGCGAGCGGGCGCGCGCAGCCGGGGCTGCGATCACCACCGAGCCGGCCACCCAGGACTACGGCGAGGACTACTGGTCCGACCGGAGCTACGAAGTCAGGGACCTCGAGGGGCACTACTGGTGGTTCGTGCAGCGTCTCCGCGGATAGCGGACCCGGCATGCCGAACCTGGCAGGCCGTGGCAAACCAGGCTGAGCCCCAATCCGGAGCTGCCGATGAACGTACGCGACAACATACGCGATATCGTGGAGGGCTCGGACACGGGGTCCGGCCGCTGGTTCGACAAGTGCGTCTTCTTCCTCATCATCGC
This genomic stretch from Candidatus Palauibacter australiensis harbors:
- a CDS encoding hydantoinase/oxoprolinase family protein codes for the protein MGIRVGVDVGGTFTDVVLLGDDGRMVARKVSSTPEDYSRGIAEGVAAGLADCGATPGDVASVVHATTVATNTILEQKGARTGLITTRGFRDVLEMRRLRIPVMYDLQYEKPPPLVPRRLRREVDERLGPDGTVRRELESASLDAAVAELRREGVEAAAVSLLHAYANPAHERQVAGRLREAFPNGLYVTCSSDILPEIREYERTSTAVVNAYIGPVVQRYMETLLDRLRELGVDCPVHIMQSSGGVMSVEAAGRKPACMVESGPAAGVMACARLARGTGLDNLISFDMGGTTAKAAMVEGGQAAKTTEFEVGGGINLSSKLIKGGGYPVKLPFVDVSEIGAGGGSICRVDGVGRTSVGPQSAGAVPGPVCYDLGGVDPTLTDALVAIGYLNPDYLVGGSLPLNTAKALAVLEDRVARPLNRPVAEAAHGVLALACATMTRAVKAVTTYRGRDPRDFVLAAFGGNGPVLGVEIARALQIRRVLVPPVPGVFSALGLLYSDAEQEFIQTVMIRAEGADPDTVAAAFDSLETEAREAMVADGFPAEAVTVERLADLRYAGQAYELTVPVASGAPDLQAMARAFDREHERTYGHPSEGDPVDLVNVKVLARVAVHAADPNRRLLPSPPTTLGAPRQVYFGPLDGTLETAVVARTDLTADWREGPLIVEEYDATCVVPPGCRARLDAFGNIDIAVDVRP
- a CDS encoding VOC family protein, which translates into the protein MKDPPKGWPRITPAVFYDDAGVAIDWLADAFGFEVQERIENEQGRVVHSQLSLNGGLIMVGQAGLTPGRSYPRSPRGVDGANTQSLMVYVDDADAHCERARAAGAAITTEPATQDYGEDYWSDRSYEVRDLEGHYWWFVQRLRG